Genomic segment of Clostridium sp. Marseille-P299:
TTCTTGCGAATTGTGCAATTCGTTGGTTAGAAGATAATGTTAATAATGGAGAGGAAGAATAAAAATGAATAAGAAGAAGCTTTTTTATGGATGGTGGATTGTAATCGCATCCTTTATGATTATGACATTTTTATATACACCAATTGTTAACTTAGTTTCGCTTTATACAAAGCCAGTTACTGAGGAACTTGGAATTGGAAGAACACAGTTTAGTACGTATTACACAATTATGGCATTAGTTTCCATGGTTGCTTGCCCAATCGCCGGAAAATTAATGAGAAAAATTGATATTCGACTTTATTTAACAGTATGCACAATTCTTGGTGCATTATCATATATCGGATTTTCATTTTCAACAAAATTAGTTCATTTTTATTTATTAGCAGTACCAATGGGAATATCCCTTGCAGGAGCAGCAATCATTCCTACTTCTGTTTTAATAACAAATTGGTTTGTTGAAAAACGTGGTCTTTGTTTAGGACTTGCATTAAGTGGTAGCGGTTTTGGTGGTATCATCTTAAGCCCATTAAACAACTGGATCATAACATCCTATGGTTGGAGAGCATCCTACCTTGTAACAGGAATTATGATTATAGTACTTATTGTACCTTTTACATTATTTTTAATTAGATTTAGCCCAGCTGATCTTGGTTTAAAAGCATATGGTGATACTAAAGTTGTTATTAACGGAAAGGCTGGAGAATTAAAAGGTATTACTCAAGGTCAAGCAGTTAAGTCAGTGTCATTTTGGTCACTTTGTCTTGCTATCGTTGTTTCTGGTGTAGTTGTAAATAGTATGATTGTTAACCTAAGCCCATACTTAACTGATATCGGTGCATCAGCGAATACAGCTGCTATGATTTTATCCTTAAGCTCAGCTATGGTTATACTTGGTAAATTGTTTGTAGGAAGATTTTTTGATAAATTAGGATTAAATTTAGTATTAGTCTTAATTTGTGTTTCCAATATCGCAAGCTTTGCATTTTTATTAAAAGGAAATTTAATTATTCCAGCTGTTTTATATGCAGTATTTACAGGATTCGGTGCAACAGCAGTAACCGTTACACCATCTTATATAACAGCATCCCTATATGGTGAAAAAGAATATGGAGCAAAATATGGTATCGTTTCTTTATTCTCATCTTTAGGTGCAGCAATTTGTCCATTAGTATCAGGAATGATTTACAATATCAATAACTCCTATACAACACTTTTATATGTGCTTATTGTATTAGCTTTTGTAGCATTATGTTTATTCTTATTTTCTGTTAAGACAAAACCAAAGTTTGATGCTGAATAATCAATTAATTGAAAAGCGGATCTTTTAAGGTCCGCTTTTTTCGACACTTTATTGGAAATAAAAGTATATTAAATCATTTCTTGTAAGGAAAGTTGATTTATTATATAACAGTGACTATGTCTACATAGTTTAGATGAGTGAAAAAGAAAAATAAATTTATACGCAAGTTTGTGCTAATGCAACACAATCTTGCTATGCGCTAAGAAACTGCGCAAGAAAGGGGATTAAAATGTGATAAAAACGAAAAAGAAATCTAGATTGAAAGATAGTACATACTTAAAAAGAGTACATTCAATTCTCAACTTCCTAAAGCAATTCTTTGAAATGAAAAAAATACCAAGCCCATGGCAAAAATCTATAGGTATCGCAGTTTGTACGGGTGTGCCTATGCTTCTTGGTATAATATTTGATCAGGCACAATGGAGTTCCATTGGTGGTTTGGGAAGTTTTGCGTATTTATATGTTACCAATGAAACCTATTACAGGCGAGCAAAGAAAATGCTCTGTGTGGTAATCGGATTTACACTGACCGTGTTTTTAGGAACTTTAATTGCGCCATATCCAGCTCTTGTAGTAATTATATTGGGCCTAATTGGTGCCCTTGCTACGTTTCTATATGGTGTATTAAGAATTCCAGGCCCAGCAGCAATATTTTTTGTATTAGTTTATTTAATGACAACTTCGATGCCTCTTGATCAGGGGGCTGCATTAGAGCGAGCTCTTATTGTGTTTTTTAGTGCATGCTTTTCATGGTTGGCTAGCATGGTTGTGGCTCCCTTTGACTCTCATGGCCCTGAAACTAAAATACTTAGAACTACTTATATGAGTTTGGCTGATTTTAGCTTTGCAATTGGAACAAAAAACGTTCATGCTGTAAGAAATCGTGTAGTGAATCAGATGATGGAATCAGAAGAAACTTTACTAACTGCTCATATACCATGGAAACAATCGTTATTGTATAATAAGCTGCTACTTTTATATGAACAGGCAAACCGTTTGTTTATTAAATTACTTGATTTATCCCGTGATAAAGAGCTTATTATTCCTGAAAATATCAGTCAAATTATTAAAATGATAGCGAAAGAAATTAAATTAAAAAGAACTAAAATCAAAAATATTGAATTTAATTCAAATATAGATATTGCTAAGTTGCTAAAGAATGTCTCCAAGGAAGACCAATTAAAATACAAGGATTTGATTGATGTTTTTTATGAGATTGAACATATTATGAATCTTCAATTAGAAGATGTTAAATTGGAATTAAAGAAATCAAAACGTTCTAAAAAAATAATGCTGAAAGAAGCATTTAAGAATGAGTCAATTGTATTAAATAAAGCGATTCGCTATGGAGTAATACTAGCAATAGCAAGTGCAGTATCTTATATGGTACCTTTTTATAAACCGTATTGGATTCCACTCTCTTGTGCATCTGTCATGTTAGGAGCTACAATTATAGGTACTATGAATCGTGCCATACAACGGTGTGTAGGAACTTTTATAGGACTTGGACTTGCAGCACTTGTATTAAGTTTAGAACCAAAGGGCTTCGAATTAATGATATTTGCTATGCTATTATCAGCAATTACGGAATTCGTAATTTTAAGAAATTATGCAATTGCAACGATTTTCATTACAACAAATGCCATACTTATTGCTGAGAGCAAAGCACCGTTTATCGATCCGGGAGTTTTTCTAAGTGCACGATTTATTAATGTTAGTATAGGTTCAGCAATAGGTTTAATAGGAACGTTTATTATGGGGCGCCATTCTGCTTCAAATCGTTTGAAAAATATGTTGCTTAAATTAATGAATAGCCAAGTCTTAGTGATTGAAGAATTGGTAAGTAATAAAAGAGATGCTAAGAAACTCGCAGTTATTGTTGAAAAGATGGAAATCAACCTTACAAATTTAAAGCTCACTTACTCAACAGCCTTAGGAGAGATAGGAAGTAATAGAGAGCGCGTTGAAGAGATGAGTTCATTTGTATATTCTCTTGAATATATAAGCTATCTCTTAGAGCAAATTTATTTATTGAAAGGATTTTTAAATAGTTCATCGAAAGAAGTTTCTGCGTTGGTGGATGTATATGGAACAATGATTTTGGCAATTGATGAGAAAAAGCAATATCAGCCTAAGGAATTGCCTATTATAAATGAGATACCAAAATTGTGTTATGAAGTTAACATCTTACAAGAAGTAATATGTAATAGAAGGATAAATGTAATGTAATACATGATAAGAAATCATGAGTAACGAATGATTAAATATAATTTCATATGAAATGTTGAAGGAATATAAAACTAAGTGAGCGTTGCCATTAATTATACCTTTCGTCAAGAAAATATATCTTGTAAATATGAGAAACCTATGATAATATTACCATTTGTTTAAGAAGGGGGAAGATATGTGAGAAAGAAAATTTTATCAAATACAATTTTGTTTGGCACAATTTTATTATTTGTAAAAGTTTTTGAAAGAATTTTTGGCTCCAATAATAACCTAGTTGCTGTAACAGTAATCATATCTATTTTAGTATTGATGCAAGAAGATTTAACGAAAGACTTCGCTAAAAACTTGACAAGATTGTTCTTAATAAATATCATTTTGGGAGTATTTTCATATTTAGCAATTCTTAACATTTGGACCGGATTTATAGTAAATTTCATTGCTTTATCAGGAATCGGCTATTTTCTAAGTGCAAATATGAATAAAGTTATAATAGTTCCTTTTGGACTACAATATTTATTTATGCTATATACACCGGTGACAGGAATTGATTACACAAAAAGATTATTGTGTCTGGGTGTTGGATCAGTATTGATTATGGCTGTTCAGTTTCTAATACATAGAAAAAACGATAGAGCTAAAGTAGAAAAAAGGGAACGAAATCAATACGATACATTTGAATATATTCAATTATTTGAAAAATATAAAATAAATAAGGTAAGAGCAGCATATGCCTTTAGAATTGGCTTATTAACTGCGATTGCTGCGTTTATAGTAAGTTATTTTGAATTGCAACAGGGAAGATGGATTGTTTATACGATATTTTCATTAATAGAGTTATATTCAGAGAATTGTAAGATAAGATCAAAACAAAGATTGCAAGGAACAATTATCGGTGCGATAATTATATTGATATTGTTTATGTTTATTAAGGATAATACCATCCGAGGATTGATTGTTTTAGTAGGAGGATACTTAGATAGCTATACTACAAATTATAGAGATAAAATGATTTGTGTAACAATGTCTGTAGTTGCAACAGTTTCATTGGTTAATGGTACTCTTATAACCGCTTTAGAGAGAGTTTTTTATGTATTACTTGGAATCATACTTGCTGTTATAGCAGATAAATTGATTTTTAATAAGAAATTAGCTGATTTTGAAGCCTCGCTTATTAATGAGGGTGAATTGTAATAGAATAAACGGAGTTGACATGGCTTAGCGAAAGTTTTATAGTAAGGTTAGAATATTTGATAACCATGTTGAAAATTATATATGAAGAATGTATATAATATATGGTTATCAATGGTTTAATTTTAATTTAAGGAGTAATTAACAGTTATGTCTGAAGAAAATCAAGATATTATAGATAAATACACAAAAATTTGTATATGTAAATCCATTAGTAAAAGTACGATGAAAAAGATTATTAGAGAAGGTGCGGATACCTTAGAAAAGGTTCAGAAGGCAACTTCAGCAGGAAGTGGAAGTTGTGGAGGAAGACGATGCACACCTAGAATATTGCAATTGTTAGAGGAATATAAACAAGAGCAAGAAAATAATATGTAAATTTTAAAGACCCGGTATATTGAAGTACATTTGTAACTGATTTCCCATTATGATTAAGCATTTATAACAGTTTTTTGGGAAGCCAGTCAAGAGCAGATGTATTGAGATATATCGGGTCTTTTTTATTTAAGTTAATTGGTATGCACTGGTATATAGTTGTCTCTGTTGTAGATAGAATAGGAGACTATTAGCTCATACAAGAGAAGGTTTTTAATCCAGTTTTTATGTGCACTAAATAAATTATTTCATAAAAATTACCTAATTTTAAATTTAGTAATTGACAAAACAAGCCTTTATAATATAAAATAAGTCTAATTCATACTAAACCAATATGAATACAATATAAAAGGGGGATCCATATGAAAACTTTGACAGAAATTACGAAAAAAATCTTAAGAGAGGCTAGTACAAATTGTTGCTCCTGTTGTAGATTCTAATTTTAACAAAAAAGATAATTAAGATTCTTTGTAATGGATGGAATCAGACTATTTTAATAATTTATATGTTAAAAGCAACAGAATTTAAGGAGGATAAATATGAGCACCGATTTTATAGCAATAGGAGCATTAGCAGCAGCACTTCTGTTAATCGGCATTTTAGTTTTTTTAAGTAAAAGAAAGGTGGATTTCGGTCTAAGAACGATTATAGCTCTTGTATTCGGATTGGTATTAGGAATCATCTTTGAAGGTCACACAAATTTTATTAAACCAATTGGTACAGTGTATGCAAATCTAATTTCGGCTTTTGTAGTGCCACTTTTATTATTTAGTGTTATTTCTAGTGTAACAAATTTAGAGAATATAAATAAATTGAAAACCATAGGTCTAAAAAGCGCAGGCTTATTAGTCTTTACAACATTTATTGCATCAACAATTACGATAGTAATATCATTGCTATTAAAAGTTGGTAAAGGTACTAGTATTACTCTACCAAGCGATTATGTAGCGAAGGAAGTTCCTGAAATTTCACAGGTAGTTATTGATTTATTTCCAAAAAACTTTTTTAGTCAGGCTTCTTCGAATGCAATTGTACCAGTTATTATATTTTCACTATTTATTGGTATTGCGGTAGTATCTCTTTCTACGAAAGATCCGCAAGGTGTTAAACCTTTTAAAGATTTTATAGATTCGGCTTCGAAAATAATTAACACAGTTATTTCCTATATTATAGAATTTACACCATACGCGGTATTAGCTTTGGTTGCAAATGCGGTATCTAATAATGGCCCAGATAAACTAGTACCACTTTTATTTGTATTGATTGTAGCTTATTTATTGTGCTTCATTCAAACTTTTGGTGTAAATAGTATATTAATAGGTGCACTGGCTAAATTAAATCCGATAAAGTTTTTTAAACATATTTGGCCAGCACAGGTAATTGCTTTTACGACTCAAAGTAGTATTGGTACGATTCCAGCAACTGATAAGTGCTTGAGAAAAGCAGGGGTATCGGAAAGTATTTCTTCCTTTGTTGTACCTTTGGGAGCGAATGTTGGTATGCCTGGTTGTGCAGGTATCTGGCCTACATTATTAGCAGTTTTTGCAATTAACGGATTAAACATTGAATATTCCATTGGGCAGTATTTCTTTTTAATATTAATTACTACATTAGTTAGTATTGGAACGGTTGGAGTTCCAGGAACATCTACGATTACTGCAACTGCAGTATTTGCTGCAGCAGGATTACCAATTGAGATTATAGTAATACTAGCACCAATTAGTTCAATTGTAGATATGGCACGTACTGCAACGAATGTAAGTGCAGCAGCGGCAAGTGCATTAATTATTGCGAAGAATGAAAATGAGTTAGATATTGAAAAATATAACGCTTAGTATTGATTTTATTTAAGAAATAAAAATATAATAGAAATAAATATATAATACAAAACAAATATATAAGAAAAATAAAAATATAATACAAAATCGAAATATAATAGAAATGATAGAATAGTTTATAGTACTAAAAAGGAGTTAGATAAATAGCCAAGGTCATTTAATTAGTAAATGACCTTGGACAAATAGCTAACTCCCTTTTTTATTAAAATAAAAGTATTATACCTTGAAACGCTAGCAATCAGGCTATATACCTAACAATTGTAAGCTTTTTTTTTGTCATGATTTAATTTCACAATATTCTTAGAAAAATACTTAAATTATAACTACGGACAAAGTCTCAGTGGATATGCAGGATCATAAATGGAATTAATCTTAATTGCATATGAAGTTCTGTCTTTAATGTCCTGATCGGTAATATAATGAATGTCTAGCAAACCATTGGTTTTATAACCAGTTTTAATGTAATTAATCTCAGATAAAGCCAAGCTCCAACCATCAAGCCACTGATTCAACTTTTCCTTTTCTTCACTTGTTCCATCAAAGTGAATTAATAAATCAATATCACTGTTTAAACTAGCGGTGCAGTTATTAGTGCTACCAAATAAGTAGATCCCTTTTACAGAATAAGCTTTCATATCTAGTTGCTTTGCTATTTGTTCAGCCATATAATGACGCCATTTCCATCCATCTTCATCGGAATCACTGATTTCAGGAATTGTATGATAATCAGAATTTGATACAGCATTTATGGAAGAGGGATGTTCTAGATAAGCAATCGCCTTTTGTAGATCACCATTCATTAATATAACAAGTTCTTTATCAAAATACGTTTCATCTATATTTATTATTTTTACAACATCGCTGAGGTAAGAATATTTCGGTAAAATACTAGATAAGGCATTTTTTGAACTTCTAAAAAAAGCTTTATTAAATATGGAATCACTATCTTCTGGATACAGCGGTAGGTATTTAATATTTTCTTCCACAAGATCTTGGAAGAAGTGGGTACCAAAGGAAAGTTCGGGCTCATATTTTGATTGCTTACTGGCAACTTCAATTAGCATGGCAGTATTATTAATGTCAGAATAAGCAACTGGAACTCCAAGTTTAATATCACCTCTACTTCCCCAACGGCCAGGACCCATTAAAATGAAGCTACGACGAGGTAACAATTGGTTTAACTCATGGATTATATTTCGAATGTTTATATAATCCTCGTGATTTTCTAATTTTGAATATTCATATGGGTCAACGTAAACTACAGTCTTTATACCTGTAACTTTTCCATTTGAAATATATTTGTTAGCGGTAAAAATGGTACTTTGGAAGGAAATATTAGTAGGAATAGCAACGATAGCATTATCGTAGTTCTGACTTTGGGGTCTACATTGAAGTAAATAAAAATTCTTACCATCACTAGCAAATTCAATATCAACAGGATAACCAAGCTCCGTTTGTAGTAAAGTGAGAATGGATTTTACTTGCTTAACGAAAGTAGTATTTTTTATAAGTTTATCGAAGGTAATTAAAATATTGTCATTCTTATAATCTGTTGTGAGAGGATTTGAGTCTATAAGGATATCATTTTTTAATACGGATGCGACTAGGCTTAGATATGGAATTTGATCACCATATTCTTTAATAAGCTCATGAATTGGTAGTGTAACAAATTGATTATTTTTCAAATCAATTAAATCCATATACTGAGGTGAGTACTTTAATAAATCCTGGGGTGTATTATTCACGCGAAGATTTGCCATACCAGGGGAGAGTAGAAGCGGATAGTCTTCTCCTATACGATCGACAGCCCTTGTTCCTAAGCCCATAACCATTCGCAATAAACCATCTTCTCTCTTAATACGTGGGGACCAACGAAGTTCATTATTACTAAATGCAACACCAGCAAAGAGTGGAAAGTAGTATGTTCCTACCTTATAGCCTACAACTTCTTGAATCATGATTCCCATTGCCTCATTGCAATCAAGTAGATTATTTTTAATTCGATATTGTATGGAATCCGCATTAAAAATCGAGGCATAGACTTCTAAAATACCTTCAACTAACATTTTCAAACGTTCCGTTCTGGTACCACTATTTGTTATAAAAAGACTTTTGTATTTTCCAGAAAATGAGGTGTCAAGCTGATCTTCAAGGAGACTAGAAGAGCGAATAATTAAAGGGAAATCTTCACAAGTATCAAGTATTTTATGAAGTTCGTTTAAAATATAAGGTGACATTCGAGAATGTTTCATCATCTGGATCACTCTTGGATAACTGGTGCGGATTTCTATCATGTCTAAGTATTTGTGTTCATTTAATTCATCATATCCGTTATCCTCTAGTAGGAATCCAAACTCATCTGAGGAGATGTACCAAGTTTTTGGAATCATAATATTTTCAAATTCTTTATATTCATTTTTATGAGCTTCAATAATCTGGTTTGCTAGAAAGAATCCAGAACCTTTTCCACCAATCCTCCCAATACTTCTTGGGGAACAGATAAAATTATCAAGAAGTTTAAGAAAAGCTTCTACATGAACATGTTTATGGATTCTAGCAATAACATTTGGGTTACTTGTGATAAAACGCCTTGTTAATTCTACTTTTAACCACCGTTTCGTTGCTTCGCTTGACATTTCATTATTATTTACTGCTTTTAAATAAGAAGACAGTGCCCCTGAGATTTTTTTAACATCAGAATCTCTTTTATCAACTATTTTTATTAATTCATAGGTTTTGCCTTGATAAACCCATAAACTAATGTAGTCATAAATTTGAGAATCCTCAAGAATTTTCATTGAACTCTCAAATAAAATTTTACTAAAGCGTATGATATCAACTTCAGGAAGTGCATCTAGCGGAAAATTAATCTCACTTTGTAGATTATATTTTTCCCAATTCATTTCCTTGAAAATAGTATCAACGATATTTGGATTAATTGAAGCCAAGAGAGCAAGCATTTTCTCGCAGACATATAGTAGGATATCAAGATCTGTTTTTTGCAATAAAGCAAGAATTGCTTCCCAGCGATTTCTATAATTGTAAATTAGAGAGGAGTCTTTTTTTTCAATAGTTTCAGAAATTCTTCTAGCAATAGTATTTAAAAGCCTGATTTCATGTTCTAAGAAAATAACATCATCCTCTTTAAAGGTGTGCATTGGGTACATTACTTTAATGTATCCTCGCTTTTTATTGTTTACGATAATAGCAGTATCTAAATTATTTCCATCTAAGATTATTGAGTCTTGATTGAAAATTAGATCATCAAATTGAATCACTGCCTTGCAGCTATCTGTGTTTCGAAAGCCCATGGGTATGATGGACGTGATTTTTTCTAGACTTTCGTGTAGAGAATCTTTGGTTAATGACTCTTCAATTAAGTATAGGCATTCTAATTCTTTCGCCCTTTCTACCAAATCATCCTTAGATATTTTATTATATTGGTTCATGCTGCTTACCCACCTTTTCATGATATAAAAGAATGATAAAAAAGTAACAATGAAGTCCTAAAAAAAATCTCAAGAATTTTGAGCCTTATAGAGATAAAACATGCAACAAAATGCATGTTTTATCTCACATGTTTATATCGTTACGTCAGAAGTTTTTGCCACTTAGTAGGTACAAATTGAAACTGTGCCTCAAAAGGATCTGGGCTCGTTTGTTGTAAATAAAGAAGAATGTTGCTTTGCACAATCTTTTTTATTATATCCAGCCACGAAGTTTTACAGCTTCGGCAACGCGATTGATTGCTATAACATATGCAGCATCACGCATATATAGATTCTTTTCTTGTGAAAGCTTATGTACAGCTTGGAAAGCACTGGTCATTTTTTGATCTAGTTTTTCTAAAACTTCTTCTTTTGGCCAGAAATAATTCATATTGCATTGAACTTGTTCAAAGTAGCTACATGTAACGCCACCAGCATTGCAAAGGAAATCAGGAATAAGATAAATATTTTTCGCTTTTATAATTTCATCACTATCTGGTGTGGTTGGACCATTGGCACCTTCACAGATTACTTTTACTTGATCACTAATCTTAGCAATTGTTGAAGGTGTTATCTGATTTTCTAACGCACATGGTAGTAAAATATCAACATCCTGTGCAATCCATTCTTCTCCGTCTAACAATTCTAAGCCTAAGTTAAGAGCTTTTTGTTTATTAATAGAACCAAAGGAGTTCTTTATGGATACCATTTGCTCTACATTAATGCCATTAAGGTTGCGGTATGTATATGACTTTTGGTCTTCGTTATCCCAACAAGAAATTGCAATGATTTTACCACCAAGCTTTGTATAAAGGCGGGCAGCATACTCAGCAACATTACCAAAGCCTTGAATACTAGCAGTTGTAGTAGCAATATCAATATTTTGTGTTTTAAGTGCTTCTCTTAAGGTGTAAATAACGCCATAACCAGTAGCTTCCGTACGGCCTAAAGAACCACCCATTCCAACAGGCTTTCCAGTAATCGTTCCAGGATAATGACCACCATTGATTACCTCATATTCATCCATCATCCATAACATGTGCTGGCCATTGGTCATAACATCAGGAGCTGGAACGTCACAAACTGGGCCCATAACCTTTGACAATTGTCTAACATACCCACGACATAGTCTTTCTTGTTCTGCCATTGACATATTATGAGGATCACAGATAATTCCACCTTTAGCTCCACCTAAAGGAATATCAACAACCGCACATTTCCAAGTCATCCATAAAGATAACGCACGAATTGTATCAATAGTTTCTTGTGGATGGAAGCGGATACCTCCCTTTGCTGGACCTCTAGCATCGTTATGTTGGATTCGATAACCGTTAAATATCTTTGTTGTACCATCATCCATTTTTACTGGAATAGTAACATGAAATTCTCGACTTGGCTGTCTAAGTAATTCTCTAGTTGCTTGATCGAGATCTATTAGGCTGGCCACATTATCAAACTGTGTTTGAGCAGAAACATAAGGATTGTAAGTTTTATTTTCCATTTTTATACCTCGCTTAGTTATAGTTTTAGTTTCGCGACTGTCGCGTAGTAAAGTGTTGAAATATTGGTTTCATTATACTATATATTGGAATATTGTCAATGAATTAACAAAATATTTTAGGAAAACATAAAACAAATTAATAAAATAGAATTAGTTTTATACATTTACGACTTTCAATTAAAATTGCTATATTGATATAGAAATAGAGTGCTAACTTTGATAAAATTAAATTACTGCATTACTCAAATATAGGTTAAATATAAATACGCAATGAAAACTTAAACTTAAGTTTAGCAAAAAGTATATTTAACGAAAAATAAGAAAGGATTAAAAAATGAGAATGAAAAGAGTGGGAAAAATTTTAGGGATTGTGGCAGCCCTTTTTCTTATAATTATATTAATTTATGTAGCCTATGTTTTTCTAACCTATAAAAGAATTGAGGACAATCAATCGCTTTCTATTCATACAAATGGTGAGATAAAAGATGAGGCATTAGCATTGGATACAGAATATTCCATTGTAACCTATAATATAGGGTTTGGCGCATACTCCTCAGATTACAGTTTTTTTATGGATGGAGGAAAATATTCTAGAGCTTACAATAAGCAAGCAGTTTTAGATAATATGAATGGCAGTATAGATGTTTTAAAAAAGCAAGACGCAGATTTTATGTTTTTACAAGAGGTAGATATTAAATCAACAAGAAGTTATGGGGTAAATGAGAGTACTATGATATTTGATGCATTCCATAATTCTTCGTCAGTGCTTGCCATTAATTATGATTCCGCATACTTAATGTATCCATTTTTAAAGCCACATGGGAAGTCAAAGTCTAGTATTGTTACGATTTCAAAATTACCGATGGTTGATTCTATTAGACGTAGTCTACCAATTGATACATCTGTGTATAAGCTAATAGATTTGGATCGTTGCTATACGAAAACA
This window contains:
- a CDS encoding Glu/Leu/Phe/Val family dehydrogenase codes for the protein MENKTYNPYVSAQTQFDNVASLIDLDQATRELLRQPSREFHVTIPVKMDDGTTKIFNGYRIQHNDARGPAKGGIRFHPQETIDTIRALSLWMTWKCAVVDIPLGGAKGGIICDPHNMSMAEQERLCRGYVRQLSKVMGPVCDVPAPDVMTNGQHMLWMMDEYEVINGGHYPGTITGKPVGMGGSLGRTEATGYGVIYTLREALKTQNIDIATTTASIQGFGNVAEYAARLYTKLGGKIIAISCWDNEDQKSYTYRNLNGINVEQMVSIKNSFGSINKQKALNLGLELLDGEEWIAQDVDILLPCALENQITPSTIAKISDQVKVICEGANGPTTPDSDEIIKAKNIYLIPDFLCNAGGVTCSYFEQVQCNMNYFWPKEEVLEKLDQKMTSAFQAVHKLSQEKNLYMRDAAYVIAINRVAEAVKLRGWI
- a CDS encoding endonuclease/exonuclease/phosphatase family protein, coding for MRMKRVGKILGIVAALFLIIILIYVAYVFLTYKRIEDNQSLSIHTNGEIKDEALALDTEYSIVTYNIGFGAYSSDYSFFMDGGKYSRAYNKQAVLDNMNGSIDVLKKQDADFMFLQEVDIKSTRSYGVNESTMIFDAFHNSSSVLAINYDSAYLMYPFLKPHGKSKSSIVTISKLPMVDSIRRSLPIDTSVYKLIDLDRCYTKTRILVEDGKYLCLYNVHLSAYTKDESIVKNQIKMLSEDMKKDYEEGNYVICGGDFNQDLLGNSPAIFGTPEIEENWAKAFPTEFLPEGFQVVYDYLSDEQRSELIPSCRNADHPYNEETTFVTMVDGFIISDNVKLNQVQTVDNGFLYSDHNPVKMKFELMKK
- a CDS encoding PEP/pyruvate-binding domain-containing protein, translated to MNQYNKISKDDLVERAKELECLYLIEESLTKDSLHESLEKITSIIPMGFRNTDSCKAVIQFDDLIFNQDSIILDGNNLDTAIIVNNKKRGYIKVMYPMHTFKEDDVIFLEHEIRLLNTIARRISETIEKKDSSLIYNYRNRWEAILALLQKTDLDILLYVCEKMLALLASINPNIVDTIFKEMNWEKYNLQSEINFPLDALPEVDIIRFSKILFESSMKILEDSQIYDYISLWVYQGKTYELIKIVDKRDSDVKKISGALSSYLKAVNNNEMSSEATKRWLKVELTRRFITSNPNVIARIHKHVHVEAFLKLLDNFICSPRSIGRIGGKGSGFFLANQIIEAHKNEYKEFENIMIPKTWYISSDEFGFLLEDNGYDELNEHKYLDMIEIRTSYPRVIQMMKHSRMSPYILNELHKILDTCEDFPLIIRSSSLLEDQLDTSFSGKYKSLFITNSGTRTERLKMLVEGILEVYASIFNADSIQYRIKNNLLDCNEAMGIMIQEVVGYKVGTYYFPLFAGVAFSNNELRWSPRIKREDGLLRMVMGLGTRAVDRIGEDYPLLLSPGMANLRVNNTPQDLLKYSPQYMDLIDLKNNQFVTLPIHELIKEYGDQIPYLSLVASVLKNDILIDSNPLTTDYKNDNILITFDKLIKNTTFVKQVKSILTLLQTELGYPVDIEFASDGKNFYLLQCRPQSQNYDNAIVAIPTNISFQSTIFTANKYISNGKVTGIKTVVYVDPYEYSKLENHEDYINIRNIIHELNQLLPRRSFILMGPGRWGSRGDIKLGVPVAYSDINNTAMLIEVASKQSKYEPELSFGTHFFQDLVEENIKYLPLYPEDSDSIFNKAFFRSSKNALSSILPKYSYLSDVVKIINIDETYFDKELVILMNGDLQKAIAYLEHPSSINAVSNSDYHTIPEISDSDEDGWKWRHYMAEQIAKQLDMKAYSVKGIYLFGSTNNCTASLNSDIDLLIHFDGTSEEKEKLNQWLDGWSLALSEINYIKTGYKTNGLLDIHYITDQDIKDRTSYAIKINSIYDPAYPLRLCP